In Daphnia magna isolate NIES linkage group LG7, ASM2063170v1.1, whole genome shotgun sequence, a single genomic region encodes these proteins:
- the LOC116927104 gene encoding uncharacterized protein LOC116927104, whose product MRSIQYLALLLILSLAINHVYGAPGKKAGSEEEGGEGGEGGGEEEEEGGEGGEGGEGDPEHERKQIAGELIRIERKLDLDIETNDHYDIRYALVDLETRIRPRVARLSKDIDATLTNPDQKAGEDKFQRGLLEDITRILFKAGARSCLSPHETFYVPSKKCMKFGPSARVNPCAEKKDQVLYDGKNNEGICDCIEDERHLIYYDGECYQQNYQGPCLKNFWLVMHNGTISCEPIPANCVADGQHVNWSPNPEAVPADCHQLGKRGPCSIDQVVSRDAAGIISCVVSNEPIALKAVAAKIAKVAGRNSTATRNAKPISDLAVDLNNNSTTAAAETTSSPVPQKKKEFKKATASVVEEKPSSMWDQQSCSLGSYRKQSGKCPPY is encoded by the exons ATGCGGTCCATTCAATATTTGGCCCTTTTGCTAATCCTATCGTTGGCAATCAACCACGTTTACGGTGCTCCTGGAAAGAAGGCAGGATCGGAAGAAGAAGGTGGCGAAGGAGGTGAAGGCGGAGgcgaggaagaagaagaaggaggtgaAGGAGGTGAAGGAGGCGAGGGTGACCCCGAACACGAGCGCAAACAAATAGCTGGCGAACTCATCCGCATCGAAAGGAAACTGGACCTGGACATTGAAACGAACGATCACTACGACATCAGGTACGCTTTAGTCGATTTGGAAACGAGGATCAGGCCCAGGGTGGCCAGGCTCTCCAAGGACATTGACGCTACCCTCACCAACCCGGACCAAAAGGCTGGTGAAGACAAGTTTCAAAGAGGACTTTTAGAAGATATCACTCGCATCCTCTTCAAAGCAGG AGCTCGATCTTGTCTGTCACCCCATGAAACGTTCTACGTCCCCTCTAAAAAGTGCATGAAATTCGGTCCTAGTGCACGTGTAAATCCCTGTGCTGAAAAGAAAGATCAGGTCCTCTACGACGGCAAGAATAACGAAGGAATCTGTGATTGTATCGAAGACGAAAGGCATCTCATTTACTACGATGGCGAATGTTATCAGCAAAATTATCAG GGCCCTTGTTTGAAGAATTTCTGGTTGGTCATGCACAATGGAACAATCTCGTGTGAGCCCATTCCGGCAAACTGCGTCGCTGATGGCCAACACGTGAATTGGAGCCCCAATCCAGAGGCTGTTCCAGCTGATTGTCACCAATTGGGGAAACGCGGACCGTGCAGCATCGATCAGGTTGTATCACGCGATGCGGCGGGTATCATCAGCTGTGTCGTATCGAACGAACCAATCGCACTAAAGGCGGTCGCGGCAAAAATTGCCAAGGTAGCCGGACGTAACAGTACGGCTACCCGGAACGCCAAACCCATTTCCGATTTGGCTGTTGATTTGAACAACAATTCAACCACTGCTGCCGCTGAAACAACTAGTTCACCAGTAccacaaaagaagaaagagttCAAGAAAGCAACTGCGTCTGTCGTGGAAGAGAAACCCTCTTCCATGTGGGATCAGCAAAGTTGTTCCCTAGGAAGTTACAGGAAGCAAAGTGGTAAATGCCCACCATATTGA
- the LOC116927171 gene encoding uncharacterized protein LOC116927171, producing the protein MKYLFVFLIAVCIAVVCSAPTSNLPRNSPEPSTLIQQKDVDGLSAGPSKTPLKRAAAAQPMDTVSFFEVHDLTGVDHDDIPGDIGPFEVVNIDGHTSDTLPKNIIPVEVIPAENSAEIFEVHNLDDMSHDDIPDDLSVFEVVDISKHTVDTIPADVIPVHITPLGTAAGASAISTDGSPVFASASAGLNTPEGRAGMSRVKVVPASPVSPIVYSVDNAGTKYDAPTVTGPYAPKVKCRQADLFPFKGPSEGLFKYFSDLVREELSDCTVGGVVVRRR; encoded by the exons ATGAAGTACCTTTTCGTGTTTCTGATTGCTGTATGCATTGCAGTCGTCTGCTCTGCACCAACGTCCAATTTGCCCAG GAACTCTCCGGAGCCATCCACCCTCATCCAGCAAAAGGATGTCGATGGACTCTCAGCTGGGCCTTCGAAAACCCCCCTGAAACGGGCCGCAGCTGCCCAGCCAATGGATACTGTGTCGTTCTTTGAAGTTCACGATCTGACCGGAGTAGACCACGATGACATTCCCGGTGATATCGGACCTTTCGAAGTTGTCAACATCGATGGACATACGTCTGATACTCTTCCCAAGAACATCATTCCAGTTGAAGTCATCCCTGCCGAGAACTCGGCAGAAATTTTTGAAGTACACAACCTGGATGATATGTCCCATGACGATATTCCGGATGATCTTTCTGTCTTCGAAGTTGTTGATATTTCCAAACACACCGTCGATACTATACCAGCTGATGTCATCCCTGTACACATTACTCCGCTTGGCACAGCCGCTGGAGCAAGTGCCATCAGCACAGACGGGTCGCCCGTTTTTGCTTCCGCATCGGCTGGGCTAAACACTCCGGAAGGCCGTGCTGGCATGTCCCGCGTTAAAGTTGTCCCAGCCTCTCCTGTCAGTCCTATCGTGTATTCGGTTGATAACGCTGGCACTAAGTATGATGCCCCAACAGTTACTGGGCCTTATGCTCCTAAAGTGAAATGTCGCCAAGCTGATCTGTTTCCCTTCAAAGGACCTAGTGAAggtttatttaaatatttctcGGATTTAGTACGAGAAGAATTATCAGATTGTACGGTAGGAGGAGTAGTGGTACGTCGTCGCTGA
- the LOC116927170 gene encoding transcription initiation factor IIE subunit beta produces the protein MDPALLREREAFKRRAFATPVVENKRKKENVVDESKKKPRPPQRSSASAPKIDVTNYKLMTGSSQYKFGVLAKIVKHLKTLHQDGADHALTLEEILDETNQLDVGMKISQWLRTEALNSNPKIEVTSDGRYVFKPPYKVRDRKSLLKLLRQTDLKGYGGILLEDIQESLPNHEKVLKMLEKDIVYITRPVDKKKILFYNDKTAHMPIDEEFQKLWRSVAVDGIDDNKIEEYLENQGIRSMQDTSQKVLPAKLKRKAAPKKRTYKKPRDNEHLKEILEDYE, from the exons ATGGATCCCGCACTGTTGCGTGAACGTGAGGCTTTTAAGAGGAGAGCTTTTGCCACGCCGGT AgtggagaataaaagaaagaaagaaaatgttgtaGATGAATCTAAAAAGAAACCCAGGCCACCCCAGAGATCCTCGGCTTCAGCTCCAAAAATCGATGTTACCAA CTACAAGCTTATGACAGGGAGTTCACAGTACAAATTTGGGGTATTGGCAAAAATTGTTAAACATCTGAAGACTTTGCATCAGGATGGAGCCGATCATGCTTTAACATTGGAAGAAATCCTCGATGAAACCAACCAACTTGATGTTGGTATGAAGATATCTCAG TGGCTTCGAACTGAAGCTTTGAACAGCAATCCTAAAATTGAGGTTACTTCAGATGGAAGGTATGTGTTCAAACCACCATACAAGGTCAGAGATCGTAAAAGCCTACTGAAGTTACTGCGGCAAACTGATTTGAAAGGTTACGGCGGTATTCTGCTTGAAGATATCCAAGAATCCTTACCTAATCATGAAAAAGTTTTGAAA ATGCTCGAAAAAGACATAGTGTACATTACCCGACCCGTAGATAAGAAgaagattttgttttacaaCGATAAAACGGCGCACATGCCGATCGACGAAGAATTTCAAAAGCTTTGGCGATCAGTTGCCGTTGATGGTATTGACGATAACAAAATTGAAGAGTATTTAGAAAACCAGGGAATTCGCTCTATGCAAGACACGAGCCAGAAAGTTCTCCCTgccaaattgaaaagaaaggcTGCTCCAAAGAAACGTACTTACAAGAAACCTCGTGACAATGAGCATCTCAAAGAAATTCTGGAAGATTACGAATGA
- the LOC116927119 gene encoding uncharacterized protein LOC116927119, translated as MSLIAHPEQNTVVNTSQIGDMELFKHFTLCFVVFSFLFISHVTSRPEPNGASPLFGGFAVDSSEEEAGSGNPEQDRKMLTGELIRMERQLDMDIEKNDHYEIRYALLNLEMRLMPRMARLSREIDASLINTDQRAGERKFQKTLQEDIARMMYKAGARACLSPEETFYAPLNKCLPFGPNALASNPCKKKDQILYDGKNNEGSCDCVEDERQLVYYNGECHRQNVRGPCLPGSWLVMTNSTPTCEILPANCTADGKHVYWSPDSAKVPAECHVMGQRGPCSLGQIITRDNSGIVKCIFPPEPEVTTPAPVVGVTSKTGATGPTTPTPTTETPISSVWDRPSCSQGSYRNQNKRCAI; from the exons ATGTCATTAATTGCCCATCCAGAACAGAATACAGTCGTAAACACATCGCAAATCGGCGACATGGAATTGTTTAAACATTTCACGCTCTGCTTCGTCGTGTTCAGCTTCCTCTTCATTAGTCACGTCACTTCCAGACCAGA ACCTAATGGAGCATCGCCTTTATTCGGAGGATTCGCCGTGGACTCATCCGAGGAGGAAGCGGGATCGGGTAATCCCGAACAAGATCGCAAAATGCTGACGGGCGAACTCATCCGAATGGAAAGGCAACTGGATATGGATATCGAGAAAAACGATCACTACGAAATCAGGTACGCTTTGCTCAACCTGGAAATGAGGCTCATGCCCAGGATGGCCAGACTCTCGAGGGAAATCGACGCCAGTCTAATCAACACTGACCAACGAGctggagaaagaaaattcCAAAAAACACTACAGGAAGATATCGCTCGCATGATGTACAAAGCTGG CGCACGAGCTTGCCTATCGCCGGAGGAGACCTTCTACGCCCCTCTGAATAAATGCCTGCCTTTCGGACCTAACGCTCTAGCATCCAACCCGTGCAAGAAGAAGGATCAGATCCTCTACGACGGTAAAAACAACGAAGGATCTTGCGATTGCGTCGAAGATGAAAGGCAACTCGTTTACTACAACGGCGAATGCCATCGCCAAAATGTGCGCGGACCTTGCTTGCCCGGCTCTTGGTTGGTCATGACCAATTCGACTCCCACCTGTGAAATCCTTCCCGCTAACTGCACGGCCGATGGAAAACACGTTTACTGGAGCCCCGATTCGGCCAAGGTTCCAGCCGAGTGCCACGTTATGGGTCAGCGAGGACCTTGCAGTCTAGGTCAAATCATCACGCGGGACAATTCCGGCATAGTCAAATGCATTTTCCCTCCCGAACCCGAAGTGACTACTCCCGCACCGGTGGTTGGCGTCACTAGCAAAACTGGCGCAACTGGTCCAACAACTCCTACACCGACTACTGAAACACCCATCTCTTCGGTTTGGGATCGTCCTAGTTGTTCCCAGGGCAGTTACAGAAATCAAAACAAGAGATGTGCAATTTAA